Genomic segment of Paenibacillaceae bacterium GAS479:
CCAATCCCCTTTTGGATGCACCAGGATTTCAACTCTTTGATTTCCGCATGTACAACCGGCTCAAGCTCTGTTTCCTCTACGTACAGATCATTTTTCATAAACGGAATCCGTCTCTGATGCAGCTGCTGATCGAGCAGATGATGAATTCTCAGCCATTCGTACTTCAGCTGGGCTTTAAGCCGTTCGTCCTGCATTCGGTCAATCATAAGCTGCATGGCGGTAAGCGGCGTTTTTACCTCGTGAATCCAGGACAGCAGCTCGTCCTTTTCTTGTTCAAGCAGCAAAAGATGGCGGGACGCTTCCTGTTTGTAACGGTCGGTTTGCTCAGATACCGCTTCCTCCACGATGATCTCGAAGGGACTGTTCGCATCCTTAAACGCCGTCAGATCGGATGCCGGGTTCCATGCTGCGACCCCCTTGTAAAACCTCGTTTCTTTATAATACCGGATCACAAAAAATACCATACATATGAGTAGAGACAACAGCGTAATGTACAGGACGGGCATAAGCGGAATGGAAGAATCGATAACGACGACAAACAAAACCAGCAGCTGCAGGACAAGCAAAAGCAGCAGCCAGCTGCGCCTTTCGACCAGGAATTTGCGGATCATATCGGGGCCTCTTCCACAGCCAAATACCCTTGCCCAACCTTCGTTTCAATAAACGAGCCAAGTCCGATTGCATCGAGCCTTTTGCGAAGGCGGTTCACGTTAACGGTCAACGTATTGTCGCTGACGAACTGCTCATTGTCCCAAAGGCTTGTAATCAGCTGCTCGCGGCTTACAATTTTGTTTTTGTGCTCCATCAGCATTTTCAGGATGAACATTTCGTTTTTCGTCAGCTCGATCGTGCCTCGATCGTTTGAAATCGTATTTTTTACATATTCAATCGCCGCTCCGCGCCATGTTTTCAACTGAGTCGGCTCGGTATTGT
This window contains:
- a CDS encoding two-component system, OmpR family, bacitracin resistance sensor histidine kinase BceS; translation: MIRKFLVERRSWLLLLLVLQLLVLFVVVIDSSIPLMPVLYITLLSLLICMVFFVIRYYKETRFYKGVAAWNPASDLTAFKDANSPFEIIVEEAVSEQTDRYKQEASRHLLLLEQEKDELLSWIHEVKTPLTAMQLMIDRMQDERLKAQLKYEWLRIHHLLDQQLHQRRIPFMKNDLYVEETELEPVVHAEIKELKSWCIQKGIGFDISLEAGRVLTDAKWLGFILRQLLTNAVKYSEGSDIIVSSCETNGHVVVAVQDFGRGIDPKDLPRIFDRGFTSTAAHRESAATGMGLYLAQKAAESLLIRIEADSLPGKGSTFRLIFPVPNDFARMTGM